GCGACTGGACATTGAGGCCTGTCACGTCTGGGCTCGTGCTCATCACCAGCATGTTAACGCAGTCTTACAAGAGCTGCCCAGATTTGGATAAGGGACATCATCGCGAACCGCATCGGTCAGATGACCGGGTAGTCAACGAAGTTGAGATGAAGTTGGCTCCTAGGCCAGCTTGCTGCTAGACTGAATAGGTCGGTTTGCAGGCGCGTAGCTCAGTTGGTTAGAGCGCTACCTTGACACGGTAGAGGTCAGGAGTTCGAGTCTCCTCGTGCCTACCATATTTATCAAGCACTTACAGCAAGTCATTCCGAAGCGTGGGTAGCATTTAGTAGCAAATCGTCGGAAACCTGCTGGACTTCCCCTTCTTATCGCCATCCTAAAACCGACTGGCCTCGCCGATATTCTGGCGGGATTCGCATGGTCCGCAGAGTTGGGGAGCTGTTGTGAGTCTCAACGGAACCCCTCCATGAAGTCCACAGTCACGAGCTGGCAACGAAATACATCATCTCAACTCTCTGACTTAATCGCGAACACCAAGCTTTCTGATTGCAAGAAAGGACGTGTATAGAGCAACAACTAGCCTGCTTTGAACTCGGCTTTATTGTCTATCTCCTTCATGCCCCGCATATTCTCTCAGGCACCGCTCGAGAAGTGCAGGCCGCGTCCAGTGACACTGCGTAGCTCTGCTTTTTCGGCTTTCAGGAAATCTTTTCGAGAAGAACTCGCAACGAGCACGGGAAAGAAATGATTTTCCGAACCTTCCGAAAATGCGCCACTGGGTCTTGCGAGCAGCCATCTCTCGCGCCCTTGCGGGAGGGTGTCCTGAGAGATCACTCCGGCGCGGTAATCGGCCCCACCCCCGGCACGGTTCGAAGCCGCCGTAGCCGCTCCTTCAGGAACGGATCACGTTCCAACGAACTGACCAGCGCGTAATCGAGCTTCTGCGAGCGGCGGATCATCTCCCTGCTCAGCTTCAACAGCGGCCGTATGCTCTCGTCCACCTCTTCGTTGGTCGTCATCAGATCGGCGAAGTAGCCGACTTTGTGCAGTCGCTGCTTGTTGTAGCTCACTCCGGTCTCCATCAGCAGGCCGGAGATTCGGTTTTTCATCTGCGCCGTCTGCCTGACCAGCAGGTTCCGATAACGGAGCGCCCGGCTTCGGTCCCGGATCTCCGTCGAAGCCATATGACACTCCGGCAGGAAATCGCATCGCAGACAGTCAGCGATCTTGCCGGCATCTATTTTGTCGTTCTTCTTCTTGGCCGCCGCGATCGCCCTCAGCATCACTGGATGCGCGACCTTCACCTTCTCAGCATGAGGAAGCAGGTAGTCATAAATCCACCCGGTAAAGATCGTCGCTTCCATGGCGATCATGCGGGGCTGCGGCATCGTCTGGATCCAGCCGTCCAGTTCCCGGCGAGTTGATCCGATCTTGCCTTCCTGGTGCACACGGCCAGCTGCGTCCTTCACGCAATAGCTGATC
This portion of the Acidicapsa acidisoli genome encodes:
- a CDS encoding IS110 family transposase is translated as MLQDAELSTQLIQRTTLEAPQTKYFIGLDVHKKTISYCVKDAAGRVHQEGKIGSTRRELDGWIQTMPQPRMIAMEATIFTGWIYDYLLPHAEKVKVAHPVMLRAIAAAKKKNDKIDAGKIADCLRCDFLPECHMASTEIRDRSRALRYRNLLVRQTAQMKNRISGLLMETGVSYNKQRLHKVGYFADLMTTNEEVDESIRPLLKLSREMIRRSQKLDYALVSSLERDPFLKERLRRLRTVPGVGPITAPE